The following proteins come from a genomic window of Chryseobacterium glaciei:
- the nuoH gene encoding NADH-quinone oxidoreductase subunit NuoH, translating into MDLLTFKLILVLALFLLSLTIAAYSTWAERKVASIMQDRIGPNRAGPFGLLQPLADGGKFFFKEDFTPANAERFLFVLGPALVMFISLITGAVIPWGKSLNIGGTSFDLQVANIDVGVLFIIGMASIGVYGIMIGGWASNNKYSLLGAIRASSQMISYELAMGLALLSIIMMTGSLDLKVITESQTTGKLWGVIPWVSGMNWNIFYQPVAFLVFFVAALAETNRHPFDLPECESELVTGYSTEYSSMKLGLYMFGEYVNMFISNAFMVVLFFGGYNYPGIDWVTQHWGENTAGILSVVAFLAKTVIGILIFMWIRWTLPRFRYDQLMHLGWKTLIPMALVNLIITGAVILAFAN; encoded by the coding sequence ATGGATTTACTTACATTTAAACTTATACTTGTACTTGCGCTTTTCTTGTTATCATTAACGATAGCAGCCTACTCTACTTGGGCAGAAAGAAAAGTTGCTTCTATTATGCAAGATAGAATTGGTCCTAACAGAGCCGGACCTTTCGGATTACTACAGCCTCTTGCAGATGGTGGAAAGTTTTTCTTTAAAGAAGACTTTACGCCTGCCAATGCAGAGAGATTCCTATTTGTATTAGGACCGGCTTTGGTAATGTTTATTTCATTAATCACAGGAGCGGTTATTCCTTGGGGTAAAAGTTTAAATATTGGAGGTACTTCTTTTGATTTACAGGTTGCTAACATTGATGTTGGTGTACTTTTTATCATCGGAATGGCTTCTATTGGTGTTTACGGAATCATGATCGGAGGTTGGGCGTCGAATAACAAATATTCATTATTAGGTGCCATCCGTGCTTCATCTCAGATGATTTCTTATGAATTGGCAATGGGACTTGCTTTACTTTCTATTATTATGATGACAGGAAGTTTAGATCTAAAAGTAATTACTGAAAGCCAGACTACAGGAAAACTTTGGGGAGTGATTCCTTGGGTTTCCGGGATGAACTGGAATATTTTCTACCAACCAGTTGCCTTCCTTGTATTCTTTGTAGCTGCTTTGGCAGAAACCAACAGACACCCTTTCGATTTACCGGAATGTGAATCTGAATTGGTAACAGGATATTCTACAGAATACTCATCAATGAAATTAGGTTTATACATGTTCGGTGAATATGTGAACATGTTTATTTCAAATGCTTTTATGGTTGTTCTTTTCTTCGGAGGGTATAACTATCCGGGAATTGATTGGGTAACTCAGCACTGGGGTGAGAACACTGCAGGAATCTTGAGTGTTGTAGCATTTTTAGCAAAAACTGTAATCGGAATCTTGATCTTTATGTGGATCAGATGGACGCTTCCAAGGTTTAGATATGACCAATTAATGCACCTAGGTTGGAAAACATTAATTCCAATGGCATTGGTGAACTTAATTATTACAGGTGCTGTAATTTTAGCATTTGCAAACTAA
- a CDS encoding NuoI/complex I 23 kDa subunit family protein yields MKLTNRSKVVSNKEMTLAEKIYLPAIFKGMGITFKHAVRTVMKGAPAVYSYPEVQKPRTTIWRGQHVLKRDEEGRERCTACGLCAVACPAEAITMTAAERTKEEKGLYREEKYASVYEINMLRCIFCGMCEEACPKSAIYLTDRLVDVETNRGSFIYGKEKLVEKINERIDITTRQSEKQKNAVK; encoded by the coding sequence ATGAAACTTACTAACAGATCAAAAGTTGTTTCTAACAAAGAAATGACCCTTGCTGAGAAAATCTACCTCCCGGCGATTTTCAAAGGTATGGGGATTACATTTAAGCATGCTGTAAGAACCGTTATGAAAGGTGCTCCTGCAGTTTATTCGTATCCTGAAGTACAGAAGCCAAGAACGACTATCTGGAGAGGTCAGCACGTTTTGAAAAGAGACGAGGAAGGCAGAGAAAGATGTACAGCTTGTGGACTTTGTGCGGTAGCATGCCCTGCAGAAGCAATTACAATGACTGCGGCTGAAAGAACGAAAGAAGAAAAAGGCCTTTACAGAGAAGAGAAATATGCCTCAGTATATGAAATCAATATGCTAAGATGTATTTTCTGCGGTATGTGTGAAGAAGCTTGTCCGAAATCTGCAATCTATCTTACAGACAGATTGGTAGACGTGGAAACCAACAGAGGTTCTTTCATCTACGGAAAGGAAAAGTTAGTCGAAAAAATAAATGAAAGGATTGATATCACTACAAGACAATCCGAGAAACAAAAAAATGCGGTAAAATAA
- a CDS encoding NADH-quinone oxidoreductase subunit J, protein MDQFLFFLVAFLAVASAVYFVFARNPLYAILSLIVTMFSIAGMYILLNAQFLAIIQIIVYAGAIMVLFLYILMMLNLNKEDESKKSNTLKFIGVFTAGLLLIGVLGVFRGVQDKHIVADNVDKGVGLTKNLGRLLFNEYVLPFELASILILAGIVGAVLIGKKDL, encoded by the coding sequence ATGGATCAGTTTTTATTTTTCTTGGTGGCGTTTTTAGCAGTGGCTAGTGCAGTGTATTTTGTATTTGCAAGAAATCCTTTATATGCTATTTTGTCATTAATTGTCACGATGTTTTCCATTGCAGGAATGTACATTCTTTTGAATGCACAATTCTTAGCAATTATTCAGATTATAGTGTATGCCGGAGCGATCATGGTATTATTCCTTTATATACTGATGATGCTTAACCTTAATAAAGAAGACGAAAGTAAGAAGAGCAATACTTTAAAATTTATTGGTGTTTTTACAGCAGGTCTTTTATTAATTGGAGTTTTAGGCGTATTCAGAGGAGTACAAGACAAACATATTGTTGCAGATAATGTAGACAAAGGGGTTGGTCTTACTAAAAATCTGGGTAGACTTTTGTTTAACGAATATGTTTTGCCGTTTGAGCTTGCCTCGATTCTTATTTTAGCAGGTATTGTAGGTGCGGTATTAATCGGTAAAAAAGATTTATAA
- a CDS encoding 2Fe-2S iron-sulfur cluster-binding protein has translation MSEEVKKFTITIDGQTTEVLPGTSILEAARQIGGKSVPPAMCYYSKLETSGGRCRTCLVEVSKGSEADPRPMPKLVASCRTNVMDGMEVKNLSSEKAQEGRKAVTEFLLVNHPLDCPVCDQAGECHLQDLGYEHGNLQTRTEFERNTYEADDLGPNIKLNMNRCILCARCVLTANQLTETREHGILFRGDHAEISTYLNKALDNDYIGNIIDVCPVGALTDRTSRFASRVWFTKPMNATCKCGKCSGKAVVWMKGDEIVRVTARKDQWGEVEEFICDTCRFERKELSDWNIEGPRHIDRHSVISLNHYEKPKDELRVLDNPMAKEISEKDEK, from the coding sequence ATGAGCGAAGAGGTTAAAAAATTCACAATAACTATAGACGGACAAACTACCGAAGTTTTGCCTGGTACTTCTATTCTTGAAGCAGCAAGACAAATCGGTGGAAAATCTGTACCTCCTGCAATGTGCTACTATAGCAAATTGGAAACCAGTGGAGGAAGATGTAGAACTTGCTTAGTAGAAGTTTCGAAAGGATCGGAAGCAGATCCTCGCCCTATGCCAAAATTAGTTGCAAGTTGCAGAACTAACGTAATGGATGGTATGGAAGTTAAAAATCTTTCTTCTGAAAAAGCTCAGGAAGGAAGAAAGGCGGTTACCGAATTTTTATTAGTAAATCACCCACTAGACTGTCCTGTATGTGATCAGGCTGGTGAATGTCATCTTCAGGATCTTGGATATGAGCACGGAAATCTTCAGACAAGAACTGAGTTTGAAAGAAATACATACGAAGCAGACGACCTTGGTCCGAATATTAAGTTGAATATGAACCGTTGTATTCTTTGCGCAAGATGCGTATTGACAGCAAATCAATTGACAGAGACTAGAGAGCATGGAATTCTTTTCAGAGGAGATCACGCAGAAATTTCTACCTATTTAAATAAAGCTTTAGATAACGACTACATCGGAAATATTATCGATGTTTGTCCTGTTGGAGCATTAACAGACAGAACTTCTCGTTTTGCAAGCAGAGTTTGGTTCACAAAACCAATGAATGCTACTTGTAAATGTGGTAAATGTTCAGGAAAAGCTGTTGTTTGGATGAAAGGTGACGAGATTGTAAGAGTTACTGCCAGAAAAGATCAGTGGGGAGAAGTTGAAGAATTCATCTGTGATACATGTCGTTTCGAAAGAAAAGAACTTTCAGATTGGAATATTGAAGGTCCTAGACATATCGACAGACATTCTGTTATTTCATTGAATCACTATGAAAAGCCTAAAGATGAGCTAAGAGTCTTAGACAATCCAATGGCTAAGGAAATCAGTGAAAAAGACGAAAAATAA